From Chryseobacterium sp. IHB B 17019, one genomic window encodes:
- a CDS encoding efflux RND transporter periplasmic adaptor subunit → MKKKFTWKKAIYIVLGLLFAVALFSGIGYLVKSNSKESEAFLTRKPTVQNMEDKVMATGKIIPKEEIEIKPNIAGIIDKILVDEGDKVTAGQLIATVRIVPNLAEVNNAQQNVQNSQLQISNAKMNVENVRKQYEMQERLYKQGVISKQEYLNAQQQLFTQQQALKNANQQLATAQKTLQIAKTGAIPELQGLATTQIRSKASGTVLEVPVKVGSQVIEANSFNAGTTICSIADLNSLIFQGEIDEAQAGKLTQGMSMNIVIGALQNKTFPGKLTMIAPKGKDNNGTIKFPVEGDVYNPNNEYIRAGFSANGEIVLKSEKNALLLDESLIQYEKKNGKDVPFVEVKQKDGKFKKVYVKLGASDGINVQILSGIDKNADVKVWNPSDKDKEELKEKAKK, encoded by the coding sequence ATGAAAAAGAAATTCACTTGGAAAAAAGCCATTTATATTGTCTTGGGGCTTTTATTTGCAGTGGCGTTGTTCTCGGGGATCGGGTATCTTGTAAAATCCAATTCTAAAGAGAGTGAGGCTTTCCTTACCCGTAAACCTACCGTTCAGAATATGGAGGATAAGGTGATGGCAACAGGAAAAATTATTCCGAAAGAAGAAATTGAAATCAAACCAAATATCGCAGGAATTATTGACAAGATTTTAGTGGATGAAGGTGATAAAGTGACGGCAGGGCAATTGATCGCCACCGTAAGAATTGTCCCCAATCTTGCTGAAGTAAACAATGCACAGCAAAACGTTCAGAATTCCCAGCTTCAGATCAGCAACGCGAAAATGAATGTTGAAAACGTGCGTAAACAATACGAAATGCAGGAAAGACTGTACAAGCAAGGGGTAATTTCTAAGCAGGAATATTTAAACGCTCAGCAACAGTTATTTACGCAGCAGCAGGCTCTTAAAAATGCAAACCAGCAATTGGCTACAGCACAAAAAACATTACAGATTGCAAAAACGGGAGCAATTCCTGAGCTTCAGGGATTGGCAACAACCCAGATCCGTTCAAAAGCTTCCGGAACCGTTTTGGAAGTACCCGTAAAAGTAGGAAGCCAGGTAATTGAGGCCAACTCTTTCAACGCCGGAACAACAATCTGTTCAATTGCAGACCTTAATTCTTTGATTTTCCAGGGAGAAATTGACGAAGCTCAAGCCGGAAAACTAACTCAGGGAATGAGCATGAATATCGTAATCGGTGCTTTACAGAATAAAACGTTCCCAGGAAAGTTGACGATGATCGCTCCAAAAGGAAAAGACAACAACGGAACCATCAAATTCCCTGTGGAAGGTGATGTTTACAATCCAAACAACGAATATATCAGAGCCGGATTCTCTGCCAACGGTGAAATTGTTTTAAAATCAGAGAAAAACGCTTTGCTATTGGATGAATCTCTTATTCAATATGAAAAAAAGAACGGAAAAGATGTTCCTTTTGTTGAGGTAAAACAAAAAGATGGCAAATTCAAAAAAGTATATGTGAAACTGGGTGCAAGCGATGGAATCAACGTTCAGATACTGTCCGGAATCGATAAAAATGCTGATGTGAAAGTTTGGAATCCATCCGACAAAGACAAAGAAGAATTAAAAGAAAAAGCAAAAAAATAG
- a CDS encoding NAD(P)/FAD-dependent oxidoreductase yields MENKFDVIIIGGSYAGLSAGMALGRSLRNVLIIDSGKPCNRQTPHSHNFITHDGKTPKEISDLAKEQVLKYETVKFHEGKVRKTAKNTAGFEVETENGKKFYAKKLILASGVKDMMPDISGFAECWGISVIHCPYCHGFEVKGEATGILSNGDIIFEFSKLVFNLTKDLTLFTNGKADLNDEQLEKLNENKIRLIEDEIKKIDHENGQIQKVILKNGKEIPLKALYAKIPFEQNINVEDLNLELTEHGFIKIDHFHKTNMDGVFACGDNVTMMRSVPNAVAQGNFTGAIVNKELSEEDF; encoded by the coding sequence ATGGAAAACAAGTTTGACGTTATTATCATTGGAGGAAGCTATGCCGGATTATCAGCCGGAATGGCTTTGGGAAGGTCTTTAAGAAATGTTTTAATTATAGACAGCGGCAAACCCTGCAACAGGCAAACTCCTCATTCACATAATTTTATTACCCATGACGGGAAAACTCCAAAGGAAATTTCTGATCTGGCAAAAGAGCAGGTTTTGAAGTATGAGACTGTAAAATTCCATGAAGGAAAAGTAAGGAAAACGGCGAAAAACACCGCAGGTTTTGAAGTTGAAACCGAAAATGGCAAAAAATTTTACGCTAAAAAACTGATTCTTGCTTCAGGAGTTAAAGATATGATGCCTGATATTTCCGGGTTTGCAGAATGTTGGGGAATTTCCGTTATTCACTGTCCGTATTGCCACGGTTTTGAGGTGAAAGGTGAAGCTACAGGAATTCTTTCAAACGGTGATATAATTTTTGAATTTTCAAAGCTGGTTTTTAACTTAACCAAAGATTTAACGTTATTCACCAATGGAAAAGCAGATTTAAATGATGAACAGCTTGAAAAATTAAACGAAAATAAGATCAGATTAATTGAAGACGAAATAAAAAAAATTGACCATGAAAACGGGCAGATTCAAAAAGTAATCCTTAAAAACGGAAAAGAAATTCCACTGAAAGCTTTATACGCAAAAATCCCTTTTGAACAGAATATCAACGTAGAAGATTTGAATTTGGAATTAACGGAACACGGATTTATTAAGATTGATCATTTCCACAAAACAAATATGGATGGTGTTTTCGCCTGTGGTGACAATGTTACCATGATGCGATCGGTCCCAAATGCAGTTGCCCAGGGGAATTTCACTGGTGCAATCGTTAATAAAGAACTTTCAGAAGAAGATTTTTAA
- a CDS encoding Fur family transcriptional regulator, producing the protein MAKRNTITKQLILDSLKGSNTAVSQEILQKELGESVDRATIYRVLNSFCEDGIVHKILGDDGKFYFAICMNCSEKQHKHNHFHFKCLTCGKIECLPNEVDVKLPAGYQSVTFNGFISGYCSNCSSLSANSF; encoded by the coding sequence ATGGCAAAAAGAAATACCATAACAAAACAGCTTATTTTGGATTCATTAAAGGGCTCAAACACGGCAGTGAGTCAGGAAATATTACAGAAAGAATTGGGAGAATCTGTGGATCGGGCAACGATTTACAGGGTTCTGAACAGTTTTTGTGAGGACGGAATTGTCCATAAAATTTTGGGTGATGATGGAAAGTTTTATTTTGCGATTTGTATGAATTGCTCGGAAAAACAGCATAAGCATAATCATTTTCATTTCAAATGCCTGACGTGCGGAAAAATTGAATGTTTACCGAATGAGGTTGATGTGAAATTGCCGGCAGGGTATCAATCTGTTACTTTTAATGGGTTTATTTCGGGGTATTGTTCTAATTGTTCTTCATTAAGTGCTAATTCTTTTTAA